CACGCCGGGTCATACACCAGGTTCCATGAGCTTCTGGTTTTCAGAGGCTAAGCTGCTGATAGCCGGTGATACGCTGTTCAGGCGCGGGGTAGGGCGCACGGATTTATGGGGAGGCGATCAGGCGACTCTCGTGCGTTCGATCAAGCAACGGTTGTATACCCTCGATGAAGAGGCGACGGTGGTGACCGGTCATGGTCCAGACACCTGTCTGGGCGATGAAATGCGCGGTAACCCCTTTGTACGAGCCTGAAGATGCAGTTGTGAAAGGCACGACGGAATTTTTGGCGTTGGCCATGATCCAACGCCCGCAAAGGTTCATTGCTTAAGTCCGCTGCACCACAGAATGCAAAAAAGTAGGAGCTCTCCATGTTCACCTCGCGTCGTTTGATTATTGTCGCTACTGCTGTGGCTTTGTTGTCCGGTTGCGCATCGCAGAACCCTTATGACAACCAGGGTCAGGCTGATGGCGGCTCCACGGGCATGAGCAAAACCGCCAAATACGGTGGCCTCGGCGCCTTGGCCGGTGCGCTGGCCGGTGCAGCCATCGGTCACGATAACCGTGGCAAGGGCGCGCTGATTGGCGCCGCCGTGGTGGGGGCTTCCGCCGCCGGTTACGGTTACTACGCCGACCAGCAGGAGAAAAAGTTGCGGGCCAGCATGGCCAACACTGGGGTTGAAGTGCAGCGCCAAGGCGATCAGATCAAGCTGATCATGCCGGGCAACATCACGTTTGCCACCGATTCGGCGAACATCGCGTCGAGCTTCTACCAGCCGCTGAACAACCTGGCGGGCTCGCTCAAGGAGTTCAACCAGAACCAGATCGAGATCGTCGGCTACACCGACAGCACCGGCAGTCGTCAGCACAACATGGACCTGTCCCAGCGTCGTGCGCAGAGCGTAGCGACTTACCTGACCTCTCAGGGTGTCAGCGGCGCCAACCTGTCGGCACGTGGTGCTGGGCCGGATAACCCGATTGCAAGCAATGGTGATGTGAATGGCCGGGCTCAGAACCGTCGCGTCGAGGTCAACCTGAAGCCGATTCCGGGTCAGGAATATCAGCAGCAGGGTCAACCAGTTCAGCAGTACTAAAACCCGTCTGACTGAACCCCAGGCGTTAAAGGCCCGCCCGATCCTCAACAGGTCGGGCGGGTTTTTTGTGTCGTCTGCTCAGGCCTCTTCGCGAGCAAGCCCGCTCCCACAGGATTTGTGTTTGACCACTATTTTGTGATCGACGAAGAACACTGTGGGAGCGGGCTTGCTCGCGAAGAGGCCCTGACAGGCACCAGAGATATCGATCAGAAACAAAAAAAGCCCTCGGACGATCACTCATCCGAGGGCTTTTTCATGTCGCGCGAAACCTGATTACTTCTTCAGGCCGTAATGCTCATCGAGCATGCCCGGCGCGTTCGGGGCTTTGGGGGCGTAGTCGCGAGGCGGTTCCTGATCGCGCGGTGGCGTCAGGCGTTCCCGTGGAGCCTGCGCCGCGTCGGCGTGCAGGGCAGCCAGCAAGCGTTGGCGAGTCTGCTCGTCCAGGGCCAGGCGGTTGGCGCCCTCGGCGAGATGATCCTGCACTTCCTGATAGCTCTGAGTCAGCTTCTTGACCAGGGTTGCAGTGCTGTTGAAGTGGGTGACCACTTCGTTCTGATACTTGTCAAAACGTTCCTGAATGTCATCCAGCTGACGTTGCGTGCGGTTAGGCGCGGCATTCGGCACCAGGCGAGCGATCAGGAATCCAATGGCGACACCCACAACCAGGGCAAGAGTCGGCAACAACCAAACTAAGAGCGAGTGTTCCACGAGTCCTTCCTCTATAAACGGCTTTGCTTTACGTTAACGGCTCGAACCTGCGCTGTATACCGCGATTCACTCGCAATAGATTGGCACAGACAATTGGCTAGACGAGTCGACCCGATTCGAGGTCACGGAGTTCCTTCCTTGCTTATGCGCGAAACCCCTGTAGTAATTGATGGCCCGGTCGGCCAGCTAGAAGCCCTTTACCTGAATAATGACCAGCCCCGTGGCCTGGCGCTGATTTGCCACCCAAACCCGGTGCAGGGCGGCACCATGCTCAATAAAGTCGTCTCGACCTTGCAGCGCACCGCGCGCGACGCCGGTTTGATTACTTTGCGTTTCAACTACCGTGGCGTCGGCACCAGTGACGGCACGCACGACATGGGCACTGGCGAAGTCGACGATGCCCAGGCGGCAGCCGAGTGGCTGCGGGGCAAACATCCTGAAATACCTTTGACCCTGTTCGGTTTCTCCTTCGGCGGTTTTGTTGCAGCAAGTCTCGGCGGTCGCCTGGAAGCCAAGGGCGAGCAGCTCAAGCATTTGTTCATGGTCGCGCCCGCCGTCATGCGTTTGGGCGACCAGGATCAACTGCCGCAACAAGGCACATTGACCCTGATCCAGCCGGAAACCGACGAAGTGATCGATCCGCAACTGGTTTACGATTGGTCCGACACACTCGATCGCCCCCATGAGCTGCTGAAAGTGGCAGAATGCGGACACTTTTTTCATGGCAAGCTGACCGATCTCAAGGATCTGATCCTGCCGCGTCTTT
This genomic stretch from Pseudomonas wuhanensis harbors:
- a CDS encoding OmpA family protein, encoding MFTSRRLIIVATAVALLSGCASQNPYDNQGQADGGSTGMSKTAKYGGLGALAGALAGAAIGHDNRGKGALIGAAVVGASAAGYGYYADQQEKKLRASMANTGVEVQRQGDQIKLIMPGNITFATDSANIASSFYQPLNNLAGSLKEFNQNQIEIVGYTDSTGSRQHNMDLSQRRAQSVATYLTSQGVSGANLSARGAGPDNPIASNGDVNGRAQNRRVEVNLKPIPGQEYQQQGQPVQQY
- a CDS encoding YhcB family protein; translated protein: MEHSLLVWLLPTLALVVGVAIGFLIARLVPNAAPNRTQRQLDDIQERFDKYQNEVVTHFNSTATLVKKLTQSYQEVQDHLAEGANRLALDEQTRQRLLAALHADAAQAPRERLTPPRDQEPPRDYAPKAPNAPGMLDEHYGLKK
- a CDS encoding alpha/beta hydrolase, whose protein sequence is MRETPVVIDGPVGQLEALYLNNDQPRGLALICHPNPVQGGTMLNKVVSTLQRTARDAGLITLRFNYRGVGTSDGTHDMGTGEVDDAQAAAEWLRGKHPEIPLTLFGFSFGGFVAASLGGRLEAKGEQLKHLFMVAPAVMRLGDQDQLPQQGTLTLIQPETDEVIDPQLVYDWSDTLDRPHELLKVAECGHFFHGKLTDLKDLILPRLSN